In Pseudoalteromonas carrageenovora IAM 12662, the following proteins share a genomic window:
- a CDS encoding DNA polymerase II — protein MYLTSGFVLSAQANDTAHGLQYEIWLTTENGPIKTVSDSETALFFIKSEDTNIVNNVLNAESVNFYIKPLALKNFQQQKMSACYFKSLRQFYSASKALKNSGITLFEDDIRPIDRYLMERFIKGGAWVTGNHFEYESYSVILNAKLKANSDYSPSLSKLSLDIECNESGVLFSIGLVGCGLDCIIMIGEPQSFEPSAGYTIIWCEDEVALLRLFVELITEHDPDIIIGWNVIEFDFSVLYERAEALGLKLAIGRGKLPLYVRKGHFTRVFIPGRCVIDGIDTLKNATYSFESFSLANVSKQILGESKLIESNNSLQEIIRQFNEDKLSLAAYNRQDCILVNKIFEKLKLLDFAVIRTQLTGLELEKKGGSVAAFINMYLPLLHRSGYVAPNMGDHGLTFESPGGYVMESLPGLYKNVIVLDFKSLYPSIMQTFYIDPLGLIEGLANPSNSVEGYNFAKFSRENHHLPKLIKSLALQRQLAKDHNDPMLSQAIKIIMNSLYGVLGSKGCRFYDPRLSSSITLRGHEIMLQTKKWIEECGYSVIYGDTDSTFIKLDDELTHDECNEIGKFLADKINTAWVSEIKQTHNLTSHLEIEFESLYSPFFLPTIRGKSVGSKKRYVGQLIKHNETKLVFKGLETVRSDWTKLAQQFQFDLFTLLFKQPSKIDILVKEYISNLIRGEFDHLLVFKKRLGQNLSDYRKNTPPHVQAVKKFQKKNSEFTLNRGEFVTFVYTTNGVELYQGLHNYDYQIYLEKQIIPLFDMVSSFCNLNVNSISSGQFNLI, from the coding sequence GTGTATTTAACGTCAGGTTTTGTACTTTCAGCTCAGGCTAATGATACAGCACATGGTTTACAATATGAAATTTGGTTAACCACCGAAAATGGACCAATTAAGACCGTATCTGATAGTGAAACGGCTCTGTTTTTTATAAAAAGCGAAGATACAAATATAGTTAATAATGTTTTAAATGCAGAATCGGTTAACTTTTATATAAAACCTCTTGCTTTAAAAAACTTTCAGCAGCAAAAAATGAGTGCATGTTATTTTAAATCTTTAAGGCAATTTTATAGTGCAAGTAAAGCTTTAAAAAATAGCGGGATTACCTTATTTGAGGATGACATAAGACCAATTGATCGCTATTTAATGGAGCGCTTTATTAAGGGTGGTGCGTGGGTTACTGGTAATCATTTTGAGTATGAAAGTTATAGTGTAATTTTAAATGCTAAATTAAAAGCTAACTCTGATTATTCCCCCTCGCTTTCTAAGTTATCACTGGATATAGAATGTAATGAGAGCGGTGTATTGTTCTCTATTGGCCTGGTTGGGTGCGGGTTAGATTGTATTATAATGATAGGAGAGCCACAGTCGTTTGAACCAAGTGCAGGGTATACTATTATCTGGTGCGAGGATGAAGTTGCACTATTAAGATTGTTTGTAGAGCTAATTACAGAACATGACCCTGATATAATTATTGGTTGGAACGTTATTGAGTTTGATTTTTCCGTGCTTTATGAACGCGCGGAGGCTTTAGGGTTAAAATTAGCAATAGGTAGGGGAAAGCTTCCATTATATGTTCGTAAAGGTCACTTTACCCGTGTATTTATTCCCGGACGCTGTGTTATTGATGGGATCGATACGCTAAAAAATGCCACGTATAGCTTTGAAAGTTTTTCGCTCGCTAATGTTTCAAAGCAAATATTAGGGGAGTCAAAATTAATTGAGTCGAATAATAGTTTACAAGAAATTATTCGGCAATTTAATGAAGATAAGCTGTCACTTGCTGCATACAATAGGCAAGATTGCATACTTGTAAATAAAATTTTTGAAAAATTAAAGCTCCTCGACTTTGCTGTTATTAGAACCCAGTTAACAGGGCTTGAACTTGAAAAAAAAGGTGGCTCTGTTGCTGCCTTTATTAATATGTATTTACCACTTTTACATAGGAGTGGCTATGTGGCACCTAATATGGGGGACCACGGATTAACATTTGAAAGCCCTGGTGGCTATGTAATGGAGTCTTTACCTGGACTCTATAAAAATGTAATTGTTCTCGATTTTAAAAGTCTATACCCCAGTATTATGCAAACCTTTTATATTGACCCTCTTGGATTAATAGAAGGGTTAGCTAACCCTAGTAATAGTGTCGAAGGTTATAACTTCGCTAAATTCTCTCGAGAAAATCATCACTTACCTAAACTTATAAAAAGCTTAGCTTTACAGCGTCAGCTGGCAAAAGACCATAATGATCCTATGCTCTCTCAGGCAATTAAAATAATAATGAATAGTTTGTATGGCGTTTTAGGCTCTAAGGGATGCAGATTTTATGACCCAAGGCTGTCAAGTTCTATCACTCTGCGTGGGCACGAAATAATGCTACAAACTAAAAAGTGGATAGAGGAGTGTGGCTACAGTGTAATTTATGGAGACACAGATTCCACATTTATAAAATTAGACGATGAGTTAACTCATGATGAGTGCAATGAAATTGGAAAGTTTTTAGCTGATAAAATAAATACGGCTTGGGTTAGCGAGATTAAACAAACACATAATCTAACAAGTCATTTAGAAATAGAGTTTGAATCTCTTTATAGTCCTTTCTTTTTACCTACAATCAGAGGTAAGTCAGTTGGCTCTAAAAAGCGCTATGTTGGTCAATTAATAAAGCACAATGAAACAAAACTTGTTTTTAAAGGATTAGAAACAGTAAGAAGTGACTGGACTAAATTAGCGCAGCAGTTTCAATTTGATTTATTCACCCTCCTTTTTAAGCAGCCTTCTAAAATTGATATTCTAGTTAAAGAGTACATTAGTAACCTTATAAGAGGGGAATTTGATCATTTATTGGTTTTTAAAAAACGGTTAGGTCAAAATTTAAGCGATTATAGAAAAAATACCCCTCCTCACGTGCAAGCAGTAAAAAAGTTCCAGAAAAAAAATAGTGAATTTACTCTAAATAGAGGCGAATTTGTTACATTTGTTTACACAACTAATGGTGTGGAACTGTATCAAGGCTTACATAACTACGATTACCAAATATATTTAGAGAAACAAATAATCCCGTTATTTGATATGGTTTCAAGTTTTTGTAATTTAAATGTAAACTCAATATCCTCTGGACAGTTCAATCTAATTTAA
- a CDS encoding TSUP family transporter gives MFELALDPTTLAVLCAAALAAGFIDAIAGGGGLLTVPALLTAGLPPHVTLGTNKLAASFGSLTASYTYYKKNLFSPKFWASSIIATGIGALIGTLVVDHLSIDFLNKLLPIIIIMVACYSLFGSLSTTQGDELPSKSPALKVKQWLQGLALGFFDGVAGPGAGTFWTASNSLLYKMSLLLNCGLARSMNFVSNFISLITFVALGHVNFLLGLIMGLFIMFGAWIGAHSAIRFGGKFIRPVFNTMVILLALKLIYEAYL, from the coding sequence ATGTTTGAACTTGCTTTAGATCCAACCACACTGGCAGTTTTATGTGCAGCGGCACTTGCTGCTGGCTTTATTGATGCAATAGCCGGTGGCGGCGGGTTGCTTACCGTACCCGCACTATTAACCGCAGGCTTACCGCCGCATGTAACGCTTGGTACCAATAAACTTGCCGCAAGCTTTGGCTCTTTAACCGCCAGCTATACTTATTATAAAAAAAACCTATTTAGTCCTAAGTTTTGGGCAAGCTCTATTATTGCCACAGGCATAGGCGCTTTAATTGGTACACTTGTTGTTGATCATTTAAGTATTGATTTTTTAAACAAGCTTTTACCTATCATTATAATTATGGTGGCATGCTATAGCTTATTTGGCAGCTTAAGTACCACGCAAGGCGACGAACTACCTTCAAAAAGCCCCGCTTTAAAAGTTAAACAGTGGTTGCAAGGATTAGCTTTAGGTTTTTTTGATGGCGTAGCAGGCCCAGGCGCCGGTACGTTTTGGACTGCCTCAAATAGCTTACTATATAAAATGAGCCTTTTACTCAATTGTGGTTTGGCTCGCTCAATGAACTTTGTATCTAACTTTATATCGCTCATAACCTTTGTAGCGCTTGGCCACGTAAACTTTTTACTGGGCTTAATTATGGGTTTATTTATTATGTTTGGCGCTTGGATTGGTGCACACTCAGCCATCCGTTTTGGCGGAAAATTTATACGCCCGGTATTTAATACAATGGTTATACTTTTAGCATTAAAACTTATTTACGAGGCTTACCTATAA
- a CDS encoding sulfotransferase family protein codes for MINEQLLKEALNLIEKKLYVEAIPLLTTITNSQPELDQAWLHLSKCYEEIEELSNQREAYKQYEMISWFNQQLSKAKEELRKSDFKNTQKIIQDLLKLVPNEKRCLLLLSEAAFKAGDLQTYFKVSQYNFNCNPTSITVTFNYLETLFNTKHFSEFIQVTSELDNVDLSPRMTSLLAACHVKQMNFELAFELFSVLEEQNFHPSICLLRMGNIKKIIGDSAQAIDLYKAALKKDNTNTETYWNLANLKTYKFTDNEIKDLEALSTSLLQPTKKAFIHFALGKAYEQKNDCKTAFNHYKAGNLIKNKHIKYRESKFDTRCVKSINKDLITKLPTIPSPPFQLVFIVGMPRSGSTLIEQILASHSKVDASYELTEIISIAKLLEQKNTSTTPYGLDNITEQALIDLSKRYLKFIEPLRNKKPIFIDKLPANYQHIALIKSLFPNAKIIDVRRDNKATAWSLYKHTFSEGHTYSYSFENLAQYINKHCELMEHWKALYSDDILSVQYEHIIKNFDSTVKEIMSFCSIEIEESCYSFYNSKRPVLTPSSEQVRQPIYKDALNDWKKFKPYLEPLIKLLN; via the coding sequence ATGATTAACGAGCAACTGCTTAAAGAAGCATTAAATTTAATTGAAAAAAAACTATATGTAGAAGCTATTCCTCTACTAACCACTATCACTAATAGCCAACCAGAATTAGACCAAGCTTGGCTCCACTTATCAAAGTGCTATGAAGAGATAGAAGAGTTAAGTAATCAACGTGAAGCCTATAAACAGTACGAAATGATATCATGGTTTAATCAGCAATTATCGAAAGCCAAAGAAGAGTTACGTAAGAGTGACTTTAAAAACACACAAAAAATAATACAGGACTTATTAAAATTAGTTCCAAACGAAAAGCGATGCTTACTATTGTTAAGCGAAGCAGCATTTAAAGCAGGTGATTTGCAAACATATTTTAAAGTATCTCAATATAACTTTAATTGTAATCCAACTTCTATCACTGTTACTTTCAATTATTTAGAAACGCTTTTTAATACAAAGCACTTTAGTGAATTTATCCAAGTTACATCAGAGTTAGATAATGTGGATCTTTCACCTCGCATGACGAGCCTTTTAGCAGCATGTCATGTTAAGCAAATGAACTTTGAACTTGCTTTTGAGCTTTTCTCTGTATTAGAAGAGCAAAACTTCCACCCTTCTATTTGCTTACTGAGAATGGGCAATATTAAAAAAATTATTGGTGATTCAGCTCAAGCAATCGACTTATATAAAGCAGCGTTAAAAAAAGATAACACTAATACAGAAACTTATTGGAACTTAGCTAACTTAAAAACTTATAAGTTTACAGATAACGAAATAAAAGACTTAGAAGCCCTCTCAACCTCATTACTTCAACCAACTAAAAAAGCATTCATACACTTTGCACTAGGTAAAGCGTATGAGCAAAAAAACGACTGTAAGACTGCTTTTAATCATTATAAAGCCGGTAACTTAATAAAAAATAAACACATTAAATATCGCGAAAGTAAATTTGATACACGCTGTGTAAAATCGATAAATAAAGATCTAATTACAAAACTACCAACCATTCCATCACCACCTTTTCAATTAGTTTTTATTGTTGGGATGCCAAGAAGCGGCTCTACATTGATAGAACAAATATTAGCTAGCCACTCAAAGGTAGATGCAAGCTATGAGTTAACTGAAATTATATCTATTGCTAAATTATTAGAGCAAAAAAACACTTCAACAACACCTTACGGTTTAGACAATATTACAGAGCAAGCCCTTATAGATCTTTCAAAGCGCTACCTTAAATTTATTGAGCCCTTAAGGAACAAAAAGCCTATTTTTATTGATAAACTTCCTGCTAACTATCAACATATTGCGTTAATAAAGTCTTTATTCCCCAATGCTAAAATAATTGATGTTAGACGAGATAACAAAGCAACAGCATGGAGCCTATACAAACATACTTTCTCAGAAGGCCATACATACTCATATAGCTTTGAAAATCTAGCTCAATATATAAATAAGCACTGTGAGCTTATGGAGCATTGGAAGGCGCTTTACTCAGATGATATTCTGAGCGTTCAATATGAGCACATAATCAAAAACTTTGACTCAACTGTAAAAGAAATAATGAGTTTTTGCTCTATTGAAATAGAAGAAAGCTGTTACTCTTTTTATAATTCTAAACGTCCTGTTTTAACACCCAGCTCAGAACAGGTAAGGCAACCTATCTACAAAGACGCCCTAAACGACTGGAAAAAATTTAAGCCGTATCTAGAACCATTAATTAAATTACTAAATTAA
- the dinG gene encoding ATP-dependent DNA helicase DinG encodes MLSDSLKKTIRQVHQHVANNLTDYRPRSSQNYLVAEIAKTLAGEYHKKQRICVIEAGTGTGKSLAYCLGALPLALAQKKKLVISTATVALQEQLIAKELPFFKKHSGLDFKFDLVKGRQRYICAHKLHNAVNGDSQTQMEFMPTLTSPLSDMETKCLKDLYDAYVNKKWQGDRDSWADTIPDRVWNLIACDKHACQRQMKAHQTCPFQLARNQLMQMDVLVINHSLLLADLDLGGGKILPEPDNTIYVIDEAHHLAHITRDFSSAAATIKGTIDWLDKLTKFSGKMSKVLVGQKAIGQNFKLCDSINDANKDLKVVRDILDNADFEYSKDDTYRFEHGEIPKSLHSKAKDISDATLDALRCLNKMHDTLTQDVSDGDIKPYVADPVLAESGQYINRLEQLNKLWYSYANKGEGTPHARWIKRLEYKSHHDHLLSDCPIEVGYYLKDKLWNECAGAVLCSATLSALGSFDHFAYESGLAKEEGVKFIKVPSPFDYPKQATLRIPVSKIEPTDKAFSDHLAQTLPEYLSTKKANLVLFASYWQMDHVAKFLRTKGFNLLVQGEMSREALLKKHSQNIDAGKGSILFGTQSLSEGLDLPGKYLENLIITKIPFAVPTSPIEEAQAEFVQSKGGNPFLSITVPDAAKKLVQSCGRLLRKESDEGCITILDRRLITKRYGKAMLDTLPPFKRQIDY; translated from the coding sequence ATGCTTTCTGACTCACTAAAAAAAACAATTAGGCAAGTACACCAGCATGTGGCTAATAACCTAACTGATTATCGTCCGCGTAGTAGCCAAAACTACCTCGTCGCCGAAATAGCAAAAACGCTTGCCGGCGAATACCATAAAAAGCAGCGCATATGCGTAATTGAAGCAGGCACAGGTACAGGTAAATCACTTGCTTATTGTTTAGGTGCGTTACCGCTTGCCCTTGCACAAAAAAAGAAGCTGGTAATTTCTACGGCTACCGTGGCATTGCAAGAGCAATTAATTGCTAAAGAGCTGCCTTTTTTTAAAAAGCATTCTGGGCTCGACTTTAAGTTTGACCTAGTAAAAGGTAGGCAGCGCTACATTTGTGCACATAAACTACATAACGCAGTTAATGGTGATAGCCAAACGCAAATGGAGTTTATGCCTACACTTACCTCACCATTAAGTGATATGGAAACCAAGTGCCTCAAAGATTTATACGATGCATACGTTAATAAAAAATGGCAAGGCGATAGAGACAGCTGGGCCGACACCATTCCCGACAGAGTTTGGAATTTAATTGCATGTGATAAACATGCCTGTCAGCGCCAAATGAAAGCCCACCAAACCTGCCCGTTTCAGCTTGCTCGTAATCAGCTTATGCAAATGGATGTACTCGTAATTAATCATTCGTTATTACTAGCTGATTTAGATTTAGGGGGCGGTAAAATATTACCCGAGCCCGACAATACTATTTATGTAATAGACGAAGCGCATCACCTTGCGCATATTACCCGCGACTTTTCATCAGCGGCAGCCACTATTAAAGGCACCATAGACTGGCTAGATAAACTCACCAAATTTAGTGGCAAAATGTCTAAGGTATTAGTTGGTCAAAAAGCCATTGGTCAAAACTTCAAACTGTGCGACAGCATTAACGACGCCAATAAAGATTTAAAAGTAGTGCGTGATATTCTCGATAACGCCGACTTTGAATACTCAAAAGACGATACGTACCGGTTTGAGCACGGCGAAATCCCTAAATCATTGCATAGCAAAGCTAAAGATATAAGCGATGCCACACTAGATGCACTGCGTTGCTTAAACAAAATGCACGACACCCTCACCCAAGATGTAAGCGATGGTGACATAAAACCCTACGTTGCTGACCCTGTCTTAGCCGAAAGCGGACAATACATAAACCGCTTAGAGCAGTTAAATAAACTTTGGTATAGCTATGCAAATAAAGGTGAAGGCACACCACACGCTAGGTGGATAAAGCGCTTAGAGTATAAAAGCCATCACGATCATTTATTAAGCGACTGCCCAATTGAAGTAGGCTACTACCTAAAAGATAAATTGTGGAATGAATGCGCCGGTGCAGTTTTATGCTCTGCCACTTTAAGTGCCCTAGGTTCGTTTGATCATTTTGCTTACGAAAGTGGTTTAGCAAAAGAAGAAGGCGTTAAATTTATTAAGGTCCCCTCACCTTTTGATTACCCTAAACAAGCAACACTTAGAATTCCGGTTAGTAAAATAGAACCAACCGACAAAGCGTTTAGCGACCATTTAGCGCAAACTCTGCCAGAGTATTTAAGTACTAAAAAAGCTAACCTAGTTTTGTTTGCCTCGTACTGGCAAATGGACCATGTGGCTAAGTTTCTTAGAACAAAAGGTTTTAACTTATTAGTACAAGGCGAAATGTCGCGAGAAGCATTGCTTAAAAAGCACTCTCAAAATATTGATGCTGGCAAAGGCAGTATTTTATTTGGTACGCAAAGCCTTTCAGAAGGGCTTGATTTACCTGGTAAATATTTAGAAAATTTAATTATTACAAAAATACCGTTTGCTGTGCCAACGTCTCCAATAGAAGAAGCCCAAGCAGAATTTGTACAAAGTAAAGGCGGTAACCCGTTTTTGTCTATCACAGTGCCCGATGCCGCAAAGAAATTGGTACAGAGCTGTGGTAGACTGCTGCGAAAAGAGAGCGATGAAGGCTGTATAACCATTCTCGATAGGCGCTTAATTACCAAGCGCTACGGCAAAGCCATGCTCGACACCTTACCACCTTTTAAAAGACAAATAGATTATTAA
- a CDS encoding primosomal replication protein, whose translation MLANALDKLRQQVATLKQQAEQFDKAKLFSKNRYMQAQPSLFDRGVFSTKSMNLADYVTEIEDEIASLPPSEHRHAYTYALERIGNQVQAVFSVIKSTPIWTKENKSHFKPRPKNKVYKQAVQKIMQSSHELYDELKQNHEFERRLVLMIEERKLQMEKATPAQAQKLNMEILTTHARLGRCRKAISATEDKIQQVEKQQLR comes from the coding sequence ATGCTAGCAAACGCTTTAGATAAATTACGCCAACAAGTTGCCACATTGAAGCAACAAGCCGAGCAATTTGATAAAGCTAAATTGTTTTCTAAAAACCGTTATATGCAAGCGCAGCCAAGCTTGTTTGATCGCGGCGTATTTAGTACTAAAAGCATGAACCTTGCCGACTACGTAACAGAAATAGAAGATGAAATAGCAAGCCTACCGCCAAGTGAACATCGCCACGCATATACTTACGCTCTTGAGCGCATAGGTAATCAAGTGCAAGCCGTGTTTAGTGTTATTAAATCAACGCCTATTTGGACAAAAGAAAACAAAAGCCACTTTAAACCACGCCCAAAAAATAAAGTTTATAAACAAGCCGTGCAAAAAATAATGCAATCGTCGCACGAGCTATACGACGAGCTTAAACAAAACCATGAATTTGAACGCCGCCTGGTATTAATGATTGAAGAGCGTAAGCTGCAAATGGAAAAAGCCACACCAGCGCAAGCACAAAAGCTTAATATGGAAATTTTAACAACACATGCTCGATTAGGCAGATGCCGAAAAGCAATTTCGGCCACCGAAGATAAAATTCAACAAGTCGAAAAACAACAATTACGCTAA